The following coding sequences are from one Desulfosporosinus orientis DSM 765 window:
- the gcvH gene encoding glycine cleavage system protein GcvH translates to MNPVELKYNKEHEYAKSEGSIVTFGITDHAQESLGDVVFVELPDVGAEVTAGESYGTVESVKAVSDITASVSGKVIEVNTAVMDAPDLLNSDPYGEGWLIKVEAEDLSPLDEMMTAEEYEVFVAQEDH, encoded by the coding sequence ATGAATCCAGTAGAGCTAAAATATAATAAAGAACATGAGTATGCTAAGTCAGAAGGAAGTATTGTAACATTTGGAATTACCGATCATGCCCAAGAAAGTTTAGGGGATGTGGTATTTGTTGAGCTTCCTGATGTGGGGGCGGAAGTAACTGCGGGAGAATCCTATGGTACCGTGGAATCTGTTAAAGCTGTTTCCGATATAACGGCATCGGTGAGTGGAAAAGTTATCGAAGTGAATACAGCGGTTATGGATGCCCCGGATCTTCTGAATTCTGACCCATACGGAGAGGGATGGCTGATTAAAGTTGAAGCTGAGGATTTGTCTCCTCTGGATGAGATGATGACAGCCGAGGAATATGAAGTATTTGTAGCACAGGAGGACCATTAG
- the gcvT gene encoding glycine cleavage system aminomethyltransferase GcvT, with the protein MVEAKRTPLYEEHLAAKAKLIDFGGWEMPVQYAGVIDEHHTVRTKAGLFDVSHMGEIDVHGEEALAFVQMLITNDVTKIEDGKILYSPMCYPSGGIVDDLLVYRYDSQRFLLVVNASNTDKDFAWIKDQAKNFQVETENISDQYAQLALQGPLAETILQRISSADLSQIHYYYFAHGEIDGVNCLISRTGYTGEDGFEIYVSPEYARQLWRKILEDGAGEGVQPIGLGARDTLRFEARLPLYGNELGAEISPLEAGLGIFVKLDKADFIGREALLAQKEQGVPRKLVGLEMIDRGIARSHYPLQKDGEEIGFVTSGSFSPTLNKNIALGLIRSDLAIQGEIINVMIRGKAVKAKIIPSLFYKRGSQQLLSSIA; encoded by the coding sequence ATGGTTGAAGCAAAACGTACTCCACTTTATGAAGAACATTTAGCTGCCAAGGCTAAACTGATTGATTTTGGAGGTTGGGAAATGCCCGTTCAGTATGCAGGTGTTATCGACGAACATCATACTGTCCGTACTAAAGCCGGCCTTTTTGATGTCTCACATATGGGTGAGATCGATGTCCATGGCGAAGAGGCATTGGCTTTTGTCCAAATGCTGATCACCAACGATGTAACGAAGATTGAAGACGGTAAAATTCTTTATTCTCCAATGTGTTACCCAAGTGGAGGAATTGTCGATGATTTATTGGTTTATCGCTATGATTCTCAGCGTTTTCTTCTTGTAGTTAATGCCTCCAATACGGATAAGGACTTTGCTTGGATTAAAGATCAAGCTAAAAATTTTCAAGTGGAAACAGAGAATATTTCTGATCAGTATGCACAGCTTGCCTTACAGGGACCATTAGCTGAAACCATTCTCCAGCGTATTTCCAGTGCGGATCTTTCTCAAATACATTATTATTACTTTGCTCACGGCGAAATTGATGGAGTGAATTGTCTTATCTCCCGGACGGGTTATACGGGAGAGGATGGCTTTGAAATCTATGTTTCCCCTGAATATGCACGACAGTTGTGGAGGAAAATTCTGGAGGACGGCGCGGGTGAAGGAGTTCAGCCCATTGGCTTAGGGGCTCGGGATACGCTGCGTTTTGAAGCTCGCCTGCCCTTATACGGCAATGAGTTAGGTGCAGAAATTTCTCCTCTTGAAGCCGGTCTCGGAATTTTTGTAAAACTCGATAAAGCCGATTTTATCGGCAGAGAAGCGCTCTTAGCCCAAAAAGAACAAGGGGTACCGCGTAAGCTGGTAGGACTGGAAATGATTGATCGCGGAATTGCCCGCTCTCACTATCCATTACAAAAAGATGGAGAGGAAATTGGCTTTGTTACCTCAGGTTCTTTCTCACCAACCTTAAATAAAAACATTGCTTTAGGCTTAATTCGTTCAGATTTAGCGATTCAAGGAGAGATTATTAATGTTATGATTCGCGGTAAAGCTGTGAAAGCCAAGATCATACCCTCCTTATTTTATAAGCGTGGCAGTCAGCAATTATTGTCCAGTATTGCTTAA
- the ileS gene encoding isoleucine--tRNA ligase, with protein MDYRNTLNLPETDFPMRGNLTKKEPEILKAWEEEKLYEKVQKAREGCPKFILHDGPPYANGDIHLGHAINKVLKDIIVKYKTMKGYDAPYVPGWDTHGLPIEQQVIKKLGVNRHAVSALEFRQKCQDYAKKYVGIQREEFKRLGVRGDWDHPYMTLQKEYEAAQIGVFGDMTKKGYIYKGLKPVYWCPSCETALAEAEIEYADKSATAIYVKFAVKDGLNVLPQENTYIVIWTTTPWTLPANLAISVHPELKYALVSANKERWVVAEGMLDSLRSLWKMDLPVEKTFKGKELEHINCKNPLMDRDSKVICGEHVTLEAGTGCVHTAPAHGEDDFYVGKKYGLPVLCPVDHQGKFTSEGGAYAGLKTAKANPVIVEDLKGSRDLVLEEIIDHSYPHCWRCKSPIIFRATEQWFASIDGFRQATLTEIEKVRWIPAWGRDRIYNMIADRGDWCISRQRTWGVPIPIFYCEDCGKVLVNDETIAKVQDYFRCEGSDAWFAHSALELLPEGTTCECGGKTFRKETDIMDVWFDSGTSHVGVLKQRPELSWPADLYLEGSDQHRGWFNSSLSTSVAAFGQAPYRNVLTHGFVVDEQGRKMSKSLGNGVDPLKVVQELGADILRLWVSSVDYKNDVAASPRIMKQMSEAYRKIRNTMRFLLSNLNDFEPAKDKVAYPELQEIDRWALLKLSKVVERVLTGYETYEFHWAYHTIHNFCTIELSAVYLDIVKDRLYVEGKTSLLRRSAQTVLYEVLDALVRLLAPILSFMTHEIWPYIPGEKSVDNVQIAEMPEVKAEWMDEELESRWDQILALRTDVAKVLEKARQEKLINHPLTAQVDLFPTEEQYKALQQVPNLAEIFIVSSLVIHKPDESRPEGVETAEVNKGLGILVQPAKGEKCERCWMYHEDVGKDKEHPTICPRCSSVISEKF; from the coding sequence ATGGACTATCGCAATACATTAAATTTACCGGAAACGGATTTTCCCATGCGAGGAAATCTTACCAAAAAAGAACCGGAAATTCTCAAAGCCTGGGAAGAGGAGAAGCTTTATGAAAAGGTTCAAAAAGCTCGCGAAGGATGCCCAAAATTCATTCTTCACGACGGACCGCCTTATGCCAATGGGGACATCCATTTAGGTCATGCTATTAATAAAGTTTTAAAGGATATCATCGTTAAGTACAAAACTATGAAGGGCTATGATGCGCCATACGTTCCTGGCTGGGACACTCACGGCCTCCCTATTGAACAACAAGTCATTAAGAAATTAGGAGTTAATCGGCATGCGGTATCTGCATTGGAATTTCGACAAAAATGTCAAGACTATGCGAAAAAGTATGTTGGTATTCAGCGAGAGGAATTTAAGCGGCTGGGTGTAAGGGGGGATTGGGATCATCCTTACATGACCCTGCAGAAGGAGTACGAAGCAGCCCAAATAGGCGTTTTTGGTGATATGACCAAAAAAGGCTATATTTATAAAGGACTGAAGCCTGTATACTGGTGCCCTTCCTGTGAAACAGCGCTGGCTGAAGCAGAAATTGAATATGCTGATAAATCCGCTACAGCTATCTATGTTAAATTTGCCGTAAAAGATGGGTTAAATGTGCTTCCCCAAGAGAATACTTATATCGTTATTTGGACGACAACCCCCTGGACATTGCCGGCAAACTTAGCGATTTCCGTTCACCCTGAATTGAAATATGCCCTTGTTTCTGCCAACAAGGAGCGCTGGGTGGTTGCTGAAGGAATGCTGGATTCCTTGCGTTCCTTATGGAAAATGGATCTTCCCGTGGAAAAGACGTTCAAAGGAAAAGAGCTTGAGCATATTAACTGCAAAAATCCTCTTATGGATCGAGACTCTAAGGTGATTTGCGGGGAACATGTTACCTTAGAAGCCGGTACAGGTTGTGTTCATACGGCACCTGCTCATGGTGAAGATGACTTTTATGTGGGCAAGAAATATGGTTTGCCGGTACTATGTCCTGTAGACCATCAAGGCAAGTTTACTTCGGAAGGAGGAGCCTATGCAGGACTTAAAACCGCAAAGGCGAATCCTGTTATTGTGGAGGATCTGAAAGGATCCAGAGACCTTGTCTTGGAAGAGATAATTGATCACAGCTACCCTCATTGTTGGCGTTGTAAAAGCCCAATTATTTTCCGTGCAACTGAACAATGGTTTGCATCTATTGATGGATTTCGGCAAGCAACTCTGACAGAGATTGAGAAGGTTCGCTGGATTCCTGCCTGGGGAAGAGATCGGATCTATAATATGATAGCGGATAGAGGCGATTGGTGTATTTCCAGACAAAGAACTTGGGGAGTTCCAATTCCTATCTTCTATTGTGAGGATTGCGGAAAAGTGTTGGTCAACGACGAAACCATAGCTAAAGTTCAAGATTATTTCCGGTGCGAAGGATCAGACGCCTGGTTCGCTCACTCTGCGCTGGAACTGCTGCCTGAAGGTACAACCTGTGAATGCGGCGGCAAGACATTCCGTAAAGAAACGGATATTATGGATGTCTGGTTTGATTCCGGGACCAGCCATGTGGGGGTTTTAAAACAGCGGCCTGAGCTTTCATGGCCTGCCGATCTCTATTTAGAAGGTTCGGATCAGCATCGGGGTTGGTTTAATTCTTCTTTGTCCACTTCCGTTGCGGCTTTTGGCCAAGCTCCTTATCGTAATGTATTAACCCATGGCTTTGTCGTGGATGAGCAAGGACGAAAAATGTCAAAATCTCTTGGCAATGGAGTCGATCCTCTTAAGGTTGTGCAAGAACTAGGAGCGGATATTCTGCGCCTTTGGGTTAGCTCGGTGGATTATAAAAACGATGTGGCCGCTTCCCCGCGTATTATGAAGCAAATGTCTGAAGCCTACCGTAAAATTCGCAATACCATGCGCTTTTTGCTGAGCAATCTCAATGATTTCGAACCGGCAAAGGATAAAGTAGCCTATCCAGAACTTCAAGAAATCGACCGCTGGGCGTTGCTTAAGCTTTCTAAGGTTGTTGAGAGAGTGTTAACAGGGTATGAAACCTATGAATTCCATTGGGCATACCATACAATCCACAATTTCTGCACCATTGAGTTAAGCGCTGTTTATTTGGATATTGTCAAGGATCGTCTTTATGTTGAAGGAAAAACATCCCTTCTGCGGCGTTCTGCACAAACAGTATTATACGAAGTTCTTGATGCTTTGGTCCGTCTCTTAGCTCCTATCTTGTCCTTCATGACCCATGAGATTTGGCCTTATATTCCGGGAGAAAAAAGTGTTGACAATGTTCAGATTGCCGAAATGCCTGAGGTCAAAGCTGAATGGATGGATGAAGAATTAGAAAGCCGCTGGGATCAAATACTTGCCTTACGCACAGATGTTGCTAAAGTTTTGGAAAAGGCACGGCAGGAGAAGTTGATTAACCATCCATTGACAGCGCAAGTTGATCTATTCCCTACGGAAGAACAATATAAAGCCTTGCAGCAAGTTCCTAACTTGGCAGAAATTTTTATCGTCTCAAGTCTTGTTATCCATAAACCCGATGAGTCAAGACCTGAAGGAGTCGAAACTGCGGAAGTAAATAAGGGTTTAGGCATACTTGTTCAGCCGGCCAAAGGAGAAAAATGCGAGCGATGCTGGATGTATCATGAGGATGTTGGCAAGGATAAAGAGCATCCGACAATTTGCCCGCGCTGCAGTTCAGTAATTTCTGAAAAGTTTTAG
- a CDS encoding DivIVA domain-containing protein, with product MEMTPLDIRNRTFPKGFRGYQCEEVEKFLEEVSQQFELAYTENFELKEKTKELETEISHYRQIENTLQQTLVLAQQTAEEVKEAARQESALILREAEHEKSKKVSEAQKKWEEIEEEIQALARKRDLLRTQLKSFLLAHLDLETKQDTNEGIA from the coding sequence ATGGAGATGACTCCTCTTGATATTCGGAATAGAACATTTCCTAAAGGGTTTCGCGGCTATCAATGCGAGGAAGTAGAAAAGTTTCTCGAAGAAGTTAGTCAACAATTTGAGTTAGCCTATACAGAAAATTTCGAGCTTAAAGAAAAGACCAAAGAGTTGGAAACAGAAATCAGTCATTATCGGCAGATTGAAAACACGTTGCAACAGACCTTGGTATTGGCGCAGCAAACTGCTGAAGAAGTAAAGGAAGCAGCGCGCCAAGAGTCAGCTTTAATCTTACGTGAAGCAGAGCATGAAAAATCAAAAAAAGTGTCTGAAGCACAGAAAAAATGGGAAGAAATAGAAGAAGAAATCCAAGCTCTCGCTAGAAAGCGTGATTTACTGCGCACTCAACTCAAGTCTTTTCTGTTGGCTCATTTAGATTTGGAAACGAAACAGGATACCAATGAAGGCATCGCTTGA
- a CDS encoding RNA-binding protein, with amino-acid sequence MRETVDRSVLKFWDEKDARLEAAHLLDQLNLVLHKGIKQLTPFLSLAMREWLESIIRKEQVEYRAEGGFPEAERVRIFMGPRGEWLDTADTGMALIWVMPTDSRIQLQHRQILGSLMGLGIRRDVFGDIQPGQKGFYIAAASEIVDFVLNNWTNAGRDTIQVSLVRGKPSLLPDLGEERRITVSSSRIDAVIANAFGVSRTVAQELISQGKVRRGGLVVSKFTTELQADDIISCRGHGRIKLLKSAQTRKERIAWQILLFRSQRH; translated from the coding sequence ATGAGAGAAACTGTCGATCGAAGCGTATTAAAGTTTTGGGATGAAAAAGATGCTCGTTTGGAAGCGGCCCATTTATTAGATCAATTAAATTTGGTGCTTCATAAAGGCATTAAGCAATTGACCCCGTTTTTGAGTCTGGCAATGAGGGAGTGGCTTGAATCAATAATACGTAAAGAACAGGTTGAATATCGAGCGGAAGGCGGGTTCCCGGAGGCAGAGAGAGTTCGGATTTTTATGGGTCCAAGGGGAGAATGGTTGGACACAGCCGATACGGGCATGGCACTGATCTGGGTCATGCCGACGGATTCTCGTATTCAGCTCCAACATAGGCAGATACTGGGATCACTCATGGGATTAGGTATTCGGCGGGATGTCTTTGGAGATATTCAGCCTGGACAAAAGGGCTTTTATATCGCAGCAGCGTCAGAAATTGTGGACTTTGTTCTCAATAATTGGACAAATGCTGGACGTGATACAATTCAAGTGTCACTTGTAAGGGGAAAGCCTAGCCTGCTTCCTGATTTGGGGGAAGAGCGGCGTATCACCGTTAGTTCATCCCGCATTGATGCAGTCATTGCCAATGCTTTTGGGGTTTCGAGGACAGTTGCCCAGGAGTTGATTTCACAAGGCAAGGTGAGAAGAGGGGGGCTTGTGGTTTCTAAATTCACAACAGAGCTGCAGGCGGATGATATCATCTCTTGTCGTGGGCATGGACGAATCAAGCTATTAAAAAGCGCTCAGACCCGTAAAGAAAGAATTGCTTGGCAAATTCTACTTTTTCGCTCACAACGGCATTAG
- a CDS encoding YggT family protein, whose translation MIYAIFVRVILTFFGPKFHPANNKFVAVIYDITDPLLKPFQRFQISNAAMGVDFSPLFAIFALNILQWLLGRIFLI comes from the coding sequence TTGATCTACGCTATTTTTGTTAGAGTAATCTTGACCTTCTTTGGACCGAAATTTCACCCGGCTAATAACAAATTTGTTGCTGTTATCTATGACATAACCGATCCCTTATTGAAACCTTTTCAACGTTTTCAAATAAGCAATGCGGCTATGGGTGTGGATTTCTCGCCTTTGTTTGCAATCTTTGCTCTGAATATCCTGCAATGGCTCTTGGGGCGAATTTTTCTGATATGA
- a CDS encoding cell division protein SepF, whose product MAKLIDKVIGIMGFADEEAEEELFEENEREKNVQEEVRTSRKNAQVVSIHTQKQMRVVVMEPNNFEEAQNIADQLKNRRPVIVNLENAENVLAKRIVDFISGTTYALNGNMQKVGNGIFLFVPNNVDISGEMRDELKGKGLFWPSSKIGRD is encoded by the coding sequence ATGGCCAAATTGATTGATAAAGTAATTGGGATTATGGGATTTGCAGATGAAGAAGCAGAAGAGGAACTTTTTGAAGAAAATGAGCGTGAGAAAAATGTTCAGGAAGAGGTGCGGACAAGCCGCAAGAATGCTCAGGTTGTAAGTATTCATACTCAAAAGCAAATGCGAGTGGTGGTTATGGAACCCAATAACTTCGAAGAAGCTCAAAATATTGCTGATCAGTTGAAAAACCGCCGGCCGGTGATCGTGAATCTTGAAAATGCTGAAAATGTCTTGGCAAAACGCATTGTTGATTTTATCAGTGGGACAACCTATGCTTTAAACGGCAATATGCAAAAAGTAGGCAATGGTATTTTTTTGTTTGTTCCTAATAACGTTGATATTTCTGGAGAAATGCGCGATGAACTTAAAGGTAAGGGTTTGTTTTGGCCTAGTTCAAAAATAGGGAGGGATTAA
- a CDS encoding YggS family pyridoxal phosphate-dependent enzyme, with translation MIQNTGIEQRLLEVRQRICQAAKRSNRDPSTIRLLAVSKTQPISGLEEAYQTGQRAFAENRVQEWLEKASILPEDCEWHLIGRLQTNKVKYLNHKIAMIHSLDRFPLLETLNRHGEKLNITWTALVQVNVARDPAKAGLMPEEVADFLNSVAEFPHVRVQGLMTIGALEASMAETQGFFRQLRELRDTLQPGNRPGVDLRELSMGMSQDFELAIEEGATLIRVGSQIFGARS, from the coding sequence ATGATACAAAATACGGGCATTGAACAACGCTTACTTGAGGTTCGTCAACGAATATGCCAAGCTGCAAAGCGCAGCAATAGGGATCCGAGTACTATTCGATTGTTGGCTGTATCAAAGACTCAACCTATTTCGGGTTTAGAAGAGGCTTATCAAACGGGTCAAAGAGCCTTTGCAGAAAACCGCGTTCAAGAATGGTTGGAGAAAGCCTCTATTCTCCCTGAGGACTGCGAATGGCATTTGATTGGGAGGCTTCAGACGAACAAAGTAAAGTATTTAAATCATAAGATTGCAATGATACATTCCCTTGATCGGTTTCCATTGCTGGAAACCCTTAACCGGCATGGAGAAAAGCTCAATATTACTTGGACAGCTTTAGTTCAGGTAAATGTAGCTCGGGACCCTGCAAAAGCAGGCCTGATGCCTGAGGAGGTAGCGGATTTCCTGAATTCAGTTGCTGAGTTTCCTCATGTTCGAGTTCAGGGTCTCATGACCATCGGTGCTTTAGAGGCAAGTATGGCAGAAACTCAAGGTTTTTTTCGCCAGCTTCGGGAGTTGAGGGATACTTTGCAGCCGGGTAACCGACCGGGAGTTGACTTGCGGGAGTTATCCATGGGGATGAGCCAAGATTTTGAACTGGCAATTGAAGAAGGGGCTACGCTAATTCGAGTGGGCAGCCAGATTTTTGGTGCCCGATCATAA
- a CDS encoding HlyD family efflux transporter periplasmic adaptor subunit: MAILLLIITGGVAWCYRSAFIAGTIKFATAESGTITHERKVQATFANQELLVISPLSGNVEYLGEDGQRVRRGDPIAAVQSVQSQTIAAAMSGLFIHKSDGLEPIITSENLLTMDLTKLLSQSANVKVSGDTVQTGDALGKIVNNLVPTVAFLEMPTVDGLIVGKTLRLKIGEQTLTAKIMRKSEEPRGVVAQFSNYVDGTAEQRRQEVTWIYRSPTSGVLIPKSALWTKGEELGVFLWSEGVVQFKKVKVLDENEDKACIEDLPNGIPVVITPRDGLEGLVPNPKKI, translated from the coding sequence GTGGCTATATTGTTACTAATAATAACTGGAGGAGTCGCATGGTGTTATCGTTCGGCATTTATAGCCGGTACAATAAAATTCGCTACGGCTGAATCAGGAACCATCACTCATGAACGTAAAGTTCAGGCAACCTTTGCCAACCAAGAATTACTGGTGATATCACCTCTTTCCGGAAACGTAGAGTATCTTGGGGAAGATGGTCAGCGTGTTAGGCGCGGGGATCCGATTGCTGCTGTTCAATCCGTTCAAAGCCAAACCATTGCGGCGGCAATGAGCGGGCTGTTTATTCACAAGAGTGACGGATTAGAACCAATTATTACTAGTGAAAACCTCTTAACCATGGATCTTACAAAATTGTTAAGCCAATCGGCCAACGTCAAAGTTAGTGGAGACACTGTACAAACAGGGGATGCATTGGGGAAGATTGTTAATAATCTGGTTCCTACTGTTGCCTTCCTTGAGATGCCAACTGTCGACGGGCTTATTGTGGGAAAAACTCTGCGCTTAAAAATAGGCGAGCAAACATTAACGGCTAAAATAATGCGCAAATCCGAAGAACCAAGGGGAGTGGTGGCTCAATTTTCTAATTATGTGGATGGTACTGCAGAGCAAAGACGTCAAGAAGTAACTTGGATATATCGTTCGCCCACCAGTGGAGTCCTTATCCCGAAAAGTGCGCTGTGGACTAAGGGAGAGGAATTGGGTGTCTTTCTTTGGAGTGAGGGGGTTGTGCAGTTTAAAAAGGTGAAAGTCCTTGATGAAAATGAAGACAAGGCTTGTATTGAAGATCTGCCCAATGGGATACCGGTTGTCATTACACCGCGGGATGGGCTGGAAGGGCTGGTACCTAATCCAAAAAAAATCTAG
- a CDS encoding ATP-binding protein, with product MSLRWRLTGLFLGMTGLSLLLFWVGDSARLVAGKQQSDLGVAILALLLPAGVVFFYANQLTRRMEKLHASTQRIASGDFEHINLSDSTDELGQFTIELNSLSRHVEKMVQDGTQEAHKMETILAGMEEGVVAVDHVGRIVLVNAAAERIFERQKTDRDLEYLLELTYDSELEQLTRKVLSGQPSAAKEIHIGQKTVQSKINPILSGHGKSRGAVIVFHDVTELRRLEQMRTEFVANVSHELRTPLTSIKGFVETLLDGAADDPALRNRFLKIIQDETLRLQRLIEDLLTIAHLEGHENRADAASDKVSYVQKAYHKIKPVILSIAQAKGIQVDVNLSEDLPPLTIGEDLLSQLLLNLLENAVKYTTEGRVWLNVQVEPQFLRLEFGDTGCGIPADRLPRIFERFYRVDKARSREQGGTGLGLSIVKHMVEGIGGNISVKSTLGVGTVFICNLPRAKH from the coding sequence ATGAGTTTAAGATGGCGATTAACGGGACTCTTTTTAGGGATGACGGGACTTTCTCTGCTCCTTTTTTGGGTTGGAGATAGCGCGAGGCTGGTGGCCGGCAAGCAACAAAGCGATCTGGGCGTGGCGATTCTTGCTTTGCTTCTTCCGGCCGGAGTGGTCTTTTTCTATGCCAATCAACTTACGCGGCGAATGGAAAAACTTCACGCATCAACTCAACGTATTGCTTCAGGAGATTTTGAGCATATTAATTTATCAGATTCTACGGATGAACTCGGACAATTTACCATCGAACTCAATAGTCTTTCTCGCCATGTGGAAAAGATGGTTCAAGACGGAACTCAAGAAGCTCATAAGATGGAAACAATATTGGCGGGAATGGAAGAAGGGGTTGTGGCTGTAGACCATGTGGGTCGGATTGTCTTAGTAAACGCTGCCGCAGAGAGAATTTTCGAACGTCAAAAAACCGATAGGGATTTGGAATATTTGCTAGAGTTAACCTATGACTCTGAATTAGAGCAGCTTACACGGAAAGTCCTTTCGGGGCAGCCGTCAGCTGCGAAAGAAATCCACATCGGGCAAAAAACGGTCCAAAGTAAAATTAACCCCATTTTAAGCGGGCACGGCAAGTCGCGCGGTGCCGTTATTGTTTTTCATGATGTGACTGAACTTCGAAGACTTGAACAAATGCGTACCGAATTTGTGGCTAATGTTTCCCATGAATTGAGAACGCCGCTAACGTCCATCAAAGGGTTTGTCGAAACACTTCTTGATGGGGCTGCGGATGATCCAGCTTTACGGAATAGGTTTTTAAAAATAATTCAGGATGAGACCTTGCGCTTGCAGCGACTTATCGAAGATCTTTTAACCATTGCTCACCTGGAAGGTCATGAAAATCGGGCAGATGCAGCTTCTGACAAAGTGAGCTATGTGCAGAAAGCTTATCATAAAATTAAGCCGGTTATTCTAAGCATTGCACAGGCAAAGGGTATTCAGGTGGATGTCAATCTGTCGGAAGACTTGCCGCCGCTCACTATTGGAGAAGACTTGTTAAGTCAACTCCTTTTGAATCTTTTGGAAAATGCGGTTAAATATACGACAGAAGGACGTGTCTGGCTGAATGTTCAAGTAGAACCTCAATTTCTTCGCTTAGAGTTTGGGGACACAGGATGTGGCATACCCGCAGACAGGCTGCCAAGAATATTTGAGCGGTTTTATCGAGTGGACAAGGCCCGATCTCGAGAGCAAGGCGGAACCGGACTCGGGCTTAGTATTGTAAAACATATGGTCGAAGGCATTGGCGGTAATATAAGTGTGAAGTCTACACTGGGAGTTGGTACTGTTTTCATATGCAATTTACCAAGAGCAAAACATTAA
- a CDS encoding response regulator transcription factor, protein MATILVVDDEEPILELLRFNLEKEGYLVCLAKDGQEALDLVEKEQPDLVVLDLMLPGMDGLEVCRRIRFIPKYQQIPIIMLTAKGEVIDKVLGLELGADDYMTKPFSPRELIARIKARLRRINLPEESDSQLIRGELRIDIKGFRVYVRGAETELTPKEFELLRVLAAHPGRVYSRDDLLERIWGYEYDGDTRTVDVHVRHLRLKIEQDPSNPEYIETLRGIGYRFKG, encoded by the coding sequence GTGGCAACAATCTTAGTCGTTGATGACGAGGAACCAATTCTTGAACTTCTCAGATTCAACTTGGAAAAGGAAGGGTATTTGGTTTGTCTTGCGAAAGATGGTCAGGAAGCTTTGGATTTAGTTGAGAAGGAACAGCCTGACCTTGTGGTGTTGGATCTTATGCTGCCGGGGATGGATGGCCTGGAGGTCTGCCGCAGAATTCGCTTTATTCCAAAGTATCAGCAGATTCCTATTATCATGTTGACTGCTAAAGGTGAGGTCATTGACAAGGTTTTAGGGCTTGAACTGGGAGCCGATGACTATATGACAAAACCCTTTAGTCCTCGTGAGTTGATTGCCAGAATTAAAGCTCGTCTTCGCCGGATCAATTTGCCTGAAGAGAGTGATTCTCAGCTCATTCGGGGAGAATTGCGAATCGATATCAAAGGTTTCCGAGTTTATGTTCGAGGGGCAGAGACAGAGTTAACCCCTAAGGAGTTTGAACTTCTGCGTGTTTTGGCAGCACATCCCGGCAGGGTTTATTCAAGAGATGATTTATTGGAAAGAATATGGGGTTATGAATATGATGGGGATACTCGTACGGTTGATGTTCATGTTAGGCACTTGCGTCTAAAAATTGAACAGGATCCCTCCAATCCTGAGTATATTGAGACATTACGCGGCATTGGTTACCGCTTTAAAGGATAG